A stretch of DNA from Streptomyces venezuelae:
TCCCGGGCACCGGGTCGGCGGCGAGCCGGGCGTACGCCGCCTGCGGCAGGCCCGGGTGGCCGGCCAGGGACCAGCGCAGCAGCATCGAGGGCGAGTCGGCGAACCGGGCCGCGGCCTCCCCGGGGGTGGCGGGGTTTCCCAGCGCGGCCTGCCGGATCCGGTGGCCGGTGGACTGGTGGGTGCCATCGCAGGCCGCGTCGGCCGGCAGCTCGCAGTCCACCCGCCCGCACTGCGGGTCATGGCTGAAGGGCACCGGCTCCCGGTCGCAGACCAGGCAGGCGCGGGCGGCCGGCAGTCCGTCGCCGGTGAGCAGCGCCCGGAGCACCGGGGGCGGGGTCGCCCGGTTGTGGGCGACCGCGAGGCGGACTTCCGCATGGGGGTGGCGGGCGAGCCGGGCGGCGAGCTCCGGGCCGGCCTCCAGGGCGAGTTCGGACACCACCTCGGGGTCGGGGTCGGCGGCGAGCAGCTCGACCGCATCGGCGGTCAGCGCGGCGGGTTCGGCGGCGGCCAGGGCGCGGTGCCGGGGCTCCGGGGCCATGGCCAGGGCCCGGGCCCATGCCCCAGGTGCGGTGCCGCGTCGGAGCAGGGCGAGGGCGGCGAGCGGCCAGGCGGCGGGGTCCACGTCCGCTGGGGCGAGGAGGCCCCGTTCGGCCAGGGGGACGGCAACGTCCTCCCCGTACGCGGCGGTGAGGGCTGCTGCGTGCGCTCGGCCGAGGTCCGGGCGTTCGGCGAGTACGACGGCAACCTCGGCAGCCCCATCGGTATCGCCATCGGCCTCGTCGGGTCCGGGACCGGACCCGACGAGGCGGTCGACCAGCCGGCCGAGCAGCAGGGGCGGGAGGGCGGGGTTGGCGGCGAGCCCGAGCAGGAGGTGATCCACCCCCGCATCCTGCGGCCTCGGGCGCCCGCCCGCCCGTGGATTTTCCGCCGGCCAAACGACCGGTCGGTTGTTACTCCATCGTAACCTGCGGCTACCTAGCGGTAACAAGACGCGGCGTGCCACATTCCTGCCAACCCCCCGGCCGGAGGTACCCCCACTTACCCAGCCACGCACCGGAGTTGTTCTCGTGCCCGGCGTGGCCGACCGCAGGAGTTCCGCAGTGATCGGATTCCGCACCATACGCAAGGACCGGGTGACAGGCCGTCGGATGCGACGGCTGGCCGGGGCCGGCCTGGCCGTGCCGCTCGCGCTGGCCGGGGTGTTGACCACCGGCGCCGGTACCGCCGCGGCCGGGCCCGGGCAGGGGCCCACCGCCGTGGTCGCCCTGGGCGACAGCTACATCTCCGGCGAGGCCGGCCGCTGGAAGGGCAACAGCCTCACCAACAGCGGCAGCCGCAACGGCACCGACCGCGCCTGGGTGAGCGGCTCCGCCTACGACCCGTCGAAGGTATACGGCGGCACCGCCGCGAACGGCTGCCACCGCTCCGACTCCTCCGAGGTGAAGAGCGCCGGCCCGAT
This window harbors:
- a CDS encoding DUF2336 domain-containing protein yields the protein MDHLLLGLAANPALPPLLLGRLVDRLVGSGPGPDEADGDTDGAAEVAVVLAERPDLGRAHAAALTAAYGEDVAVPLAERGLLAPADVDPAAWPLAALALLRRGTAPGAWARALAMAPEPRHRALAAAEPAALTADAVELLAADPDPEVVSELALEAGPELAARLARHPHAEVRLAVAHNRATPPPVLRALLTGDGLPAARACLVCDREPVPFSHDPQCGRVDCELPADAACDGTHQSTGHRIRQAALGNPATPGEAAARFADSPSMLLRWSLAGHPGLPQAAYARLAADPVPGIRQELAGNPGVGTDVLRVLCADTVPEVRRAAVHHPGLPPEVVAALARSPQAGLRGFLAQRRDLPDAVREALADDPDASVAARAAAHPGLSEARLRSLLDRFGDQVAAGVAANPDAPAALLEELAERPNPPRKALRAIAVHPRATARALRACLADHRARRPAAGRPELPVPDLLRLLTDPDPQVVEAAAANPALPPGVMAALVAGAAPAEAAGNTDAPGVG